A stretch of the Photobacterium toruni genome encodes the following:
- the hypB gene encoding hydrogenase nickel incorporation protein HypB — protein sequence MCQDCGCSLPRGDHHHHHQLQANPQLNDKKTLSVIHKILDKNDIEAAHNRAHFEAQNVTAFNLMSSPGSGKTTLLEHLHQHTDLKYAVIEGDLETSRDADRLKAHGIDAYQIQTGSACHLDAFMVHGALHHVDLKNLDICFVENVGNLVCPASYDVGTHKNIVLVSVPEGDDKIEKYPVMFRRADVVLITKCDLLPYFDFSIEEAKAQLKKLNPNVEVITLSTKDEATFAPLVKWLTANQRPQEA from the coding sequence ATGTGCCAAGATTGCGGTTGTTCATTACCAAGAGGTGATCACCACCATCATCATCAACTACAAGCAAATCCACAATTAAATGATAAAAAAACATTGTCAGTTATCCATAAAATTCTAGATAAGAATGATATAGAAGCTGCACATAATCGTGCTCATTTTGAAGCGCAAAATGTAACCGCATTTAATTTGATGAGTAGCCCAGGTAGCGGTAAAACCACATTACTTGAGCACTTACATCAACATACTGATTTAAAATATGCAGTGATTGAGGGTGATTTAGAAACCTCACGTGATGCTGATCGCTTAAAAGCACACGGTATTGATGCATACCAAATTCAAACGGGTTCTGCTTGTCATCTTGATGCCTTCATGGTTCACGGTGCATTACACCATGTTGATCTTAAAAATCTTGATATTTGCTTTGTTGAAAATGTAGGTAACTTGGTTTGTCCTGCAAGCTATGATGTGGGTACACATAAAAATATTGTCTTGGTTTCTGTTCCAGAAGGCGATGATAAAATTGAAAAATACCCAGTGATGTTCCGTCGTGCGGATGTGGTCTTGATTACTAAATGTGATTTATTACCGTATTTTGATTTCAGTATTGAAGAAGCAAAAGCACAGCTTAAGAAATTAAATCCTAATGTTGAAGTGATTACACTATCAACCAAAGATGAAGCAACGTTTGCTCCTTTAGTTAAGTGGCTAACCGCTAATCAACGTCCACAGGAAGCGTAA
- a CDS encoding nickel-dependent hydrogenase large subunit, whose amino-acid sequence MSKRVVIDPITRIEGHLRIEVELDANNVINKAWASSTLFRGLEIIMKGRTPYDVGLLMQRICGVCTSSHYLCGTLAVEDAINAQVPINAKYIRSLILTTLQMHDHIVHFYILHGLDWIDVVSALSADPAKAAVEAMKYSATPMAAGEGDLRAAQEKVQGLVNTGKLGPFANAYWGNKTYKFTPEQNLIGLSHYLKALEIQRIAAESMAVWGGKNPHPQSIVVGGVTCVRDMLDPARLQEFKQKYQHVADFIERAYQADILMAAAAYGKAPSVLGGCNVDTFMCSESILLNPDDHLFVSGVIRNKDLSKAEKIDLNMIEEDVTHAWYDANKPQHPYDGTTIPEHTPFIERDTIVGKRPTINEAGKYSWVKSPRYNGDPVEVGPLATMVVNYAQGNPRVTPIVNEFLKQTGLPAAALFTTLGRTAARMLHTLTISRHGLETFESMVTNLNSDHTTYIEPTIDPNKEYKGVGIIEAPRGFLSHWLRIKDAKVENYQAVVPTTWNAGPIDGNGKVGPYEASLVGLHLEDPKKPLEVLRVIHSFDPCMACSVHVMDYKGQSLSEFRIPAQAM is encoded by the coding sequence ATGAGCAAGCGCGTCGTTATCGATCCCATTACTCGTATCGAAGGCCACTTACGCATCGAAGTTGAACTTGATGCTAATAACGTGATCAACAAAGCATGGGCTTCATCTACCCTGTTCCGTGGTCTTGAAATTATCATGAAAGGCCGTACACCCTACGATGTTGGCCTATTAATGCAACGTATCTGTGGTGTATGTACATCGTCACACTACCTGTGCGGCACATTAGCGGTAGAAGATGCGATTAATGCGCAAGTGCCGATTAATGCGAAATACATTCGTAGTTTAATTCTAACTACCCTGCAAATGCATGACCACATTGTTCACTTCTATATTCTACATGGCTTAGATTGGATAGATGTTGTTTCAGCATTAAGTGCAGATCCTGCTAAAGCAGCAGTTGAAGCAATGAAATACTCAGCAACACCAATGGCTGCTGGTGAAGGTGATTTACGTGCTGCACAAGAAAAAGTGCAAGGCTTAGTTAACACCGGTAAGTTAGGTCCATTTGCTAATGCTTACTGGGGTAATAAGACTTACAAGTTCACACCTGAGCAAAACCTAATCGGTTTAAGTCACTATCTTAAAGCACTTGAAATTCAACGTATTGCAGCAGAATCAATGGCAGTTTGGGGTGGTAAGAACCCTCATCCACAATCCATTGTTGTTGGTGGTGTAACCTGTGTTCGTGACATGTTAGACCCTGCTCGCTTGCAAGAATTTAAGCAAAAATATCAACATGTTGCAGATTTTATTGAACGTGCATACCAAGCTGATATTTTAATGGCAGCAGCCGCTTACGGCAAAGCTCCAAGTGTTCTTGGTGGTTGTAACGTTGATACTTTCATGTGTAGTGAATCTATTCTGCTTAATCCTGATGATCATCTTTTTGTAAGTGGTGTAATCCGCAATAAAGACTTATCTAAAGCTGAAAAAATCGATCTAAACATGATTGAAGAAGATGTAACTCACGCATGGTACGACGCTAATAAGCCTCAGCATCCATACGATGGTACAACTATTCCAGAACATACACCGTTTATTGAGCGCGATACTATTGTAGGTAAACGCCCAACTATCAATGAAGCCGGTAAATATTCTTGGGTTAAATCACCACGTTACAATGGTGATCCTGTTGAAGTTGGTCCACTTGCAACAATGGTCGTTAACTACGCACAAGGTAATCCTCGCGTAACACCTATTGTAAATGAATTCCTAAAACAAACAGGGCTACCTGCAGCCGCTTTATTTACTACCCTTGGTCGTACTGCTGCACGCATGTTGCATACCCTAACCATCTCTCGTCACGGTCTAGAAACATTTGAATCTATGGTTACTAACCTAAATTCAGATCATACTACCTATATCGAACCGACTATTGATCCTAATAAAGAATACAAAGGTGTTGGTATTATTGAAGCACCGCGTGGTTTCTTAAGTCACTGGTTACGTATTAAAGATGCAAAAGTTGAAAACTACCAAGCGGTAGTACCTACAACATGGAACGCAGGCCCTATTGATGGGAATGGTAAGGTTGGTCCATACGAAGCGTCATTAGTAGGATTACACCTTGAAGATCCGAAAAAACCGCTAGAAGTATTACGTGTTATTCACTCATTTGATCCTTGTATGGCGTGTTCAGTACACGTAATGGATTACAAAGGCCAATCACTCAGTGAATTCCGTATTCCAGCTCAGGCAATGTAA
- a CDS encoding hydrogenase small subunit — protein sequence MDSHAALFELGQKRLAELRNTKPLREGSFQKKLEQNGFTRRDFMIWSATITSLLALPLPFSTMVAEAAELSDRVPLIWLSLAECTGCSESLVRSTTPDISTLLFEHVSLEYQEVLMAAAGDQAEENLDNAMKAYKGQYLLAAEGAVPTANNGTFLTLGSKAETGVSLIKRVAADAAAVICVGTCSSYGGVQAARPNPTGAKSVGAVIDRPVINVAGCPPNPANITGTLMYFIMFGRLPALDIFNRPKWAYGARVHDNCERRGHFDAGEFVTKFGDDNAKQGYCLFKMGCKGPYTYNNCPTERFNAHTSWPVLAGHGCIGCSEPDFWDDMADFEKPLSRQPVHGLDATADTIGAVILGVTAVGIGAHAVSSIFAKKVEE from the coding sequence ATGGACTCGCATGCAGCCCTTTTTGAACTCGGCCAGAAACGTCTTGCTGAACTTCGAAATACAAAACCTCTTCGTGAGGGATCTTTTCAGAAAAAACTTGAACAAAATGGCTTTACCCGTCGTGACTTCATGATTTGGAGTGCAACCATCACTTCATTGCTGGCACTCCCGCTACCTTTTAGTACCATGGTTGCAGAAGCTGCAGAGCTTTCTGACCGTGTTCCACTTATATGGTTGAGCCTTGCCGAATGTACGGGTTGTTCTGAATCATTAGTACGTAGCACTACACCTGATATCAGTACATTACTGTTTGAACATGTGTCACTTGAATATCAAGAAGTGTTAATGGCCGCCGCAGGCGATCAAGCAGAAGAAAATCTTGATAATGCAATGAAAGCCTATAAAGGTCAGTATCTACTTGCCGCTGAAGGTGCTGTACCAACAGCTAACAATGGTACTTTCCTTACTCTAGGTAGCAAAGCAGAAACAGGTGTGTCACTTATCAAACGTGTTGCTGCTGATGCTGCTGCCGTAATTTGTGTCGGTACCTGTTCATCTTACGGTGGTGTACAAGCAGCTCGCCCTAACCCTACGGGTGCCAAAAGTGTTGGTGCTGTGATCGATCGTCCAGTGATTAATGTTGCAGGTTGCCCACCAAACCCAGCCAATATTACCGGTACATTAATGTACTTCATCATGTTTGGTCGTTTACCTGCATTAGATATTTTTAATCGTCCTAAATGGGCTTATGGCGCACGTGTTCATGATAACTGTGAACGCCGTGGTCATTTTGATGCAGGCGAGTTTGTGACTAAGTTTGGTGATGATAATGCCAAACAAGGTTACTGCTTATTTAAAATGGGTTGTAAAGGTCCTTATACCTACAACAACTGTCCTACCGAGCGATTTAATGCCCACACTAGCTGGCCAGTACTTGCAGGTCATGGTTGTATCGGTTGTTCAGAGCCTGATTTTTGGGATGACATGGCAGATTTCGAAAAGCCATTAAGTCGTCAGCCTGTTCATGGTTTAGATGCTACCGCAGATACCATTGGTGCAGTTATTTTAGGTGTCACTGCCGTTGGTATTGGTGCACACGCAGTCAGTAGTATTTTTGCTAAAAAAGTCGAGGAATAA
- a CDS encoding HyaD/HybD family hydrogenase maturation endopeptidase, with protein sequence MKILLLGIGNVLYADEGVGVHFVNYLTENYRFTHPDHQIDLIDGGTLAHCLIPTLTQYDHLIVVDTVNAADVDAGEVYFFDFDKAPAEIDWQGSAHEVEMLQTLIMMELVGDRPKTYVLGVTPTVLEPMHMGLTSKIHAAIPVMESALINHLSTLDIECEKVNNIDINSLIPTAYKRGIEQ encoded by the coding sequence ATGAAGATATTGCTGCTTGGTATTGGCAATGTCTTGTACGCCGACGAAGGAGTCGGCGTACATTTCGTCAATTATCTCACAGAAAATTACCGCTTTACGCACCCCGACCATCAGATTGATCTTATTGATGGCGGTACGTTAGCACATTGTCTTATTCCGACATTAACCCAATATGATCACCTCATCGTGGTCGATACCGTTAATGCTGCTGATGTAGATGCTGGTGAAGTGTATTTCTTTGACTTTGATAAAGCCCCTGCTGAAATCGATTGGCAAGGCAGTGCTCACGAAGTTGAAATGCTACAAACATTAATTATGATGGAACTGGTCGGCGATCGTCCAAAAACCTATGTTTTAGGTGTAACGCCAACAGTATTAGAACCTATGCACATGGGGCTAACATCTAAAATTCATGCCGCAATACCGGTTATGGAATCGGCATTGATTAACCACCTTTCCACACTTGATATCGAGTGTGAAAAAGTGAACAATATTGATATTAACAGCCTGATTCCAACAGCTTACAAGCGAGGTATTGAACAATGA
- the hypD gene encoding hydrogenase formation protein HypD — protein sequence MSFDLKKLYEGFRDADTVLSLAEQIKQLAVDLPEPMQVMEVCGGHTHTIMKYGLKQLLPENIDFIHGPGCPVCVMPKERIDHAAALASQPNVILVTLGDMIRVPGSKGSLAQYRAKGCDIRPIYDPLDCLTIALDNPDKDVVFFAIGFETSTPMTAILIELAEQRQVNNLYFHINHVLVPPAIDVVMADPAVKVNAFIGPSHVSVIEGAKIYRPVVEKYQTPVVVAGFEPVDVMESILRLTKQKVAGVAELDVQYTRAVTEEGNTVAQAAVKRCFDIRDSFRWRGLGPIANSALQLNEKYRHRDAEIKFAACLPMTPIDDHKACQCGDILRGLAKPKDCKVFGRGCTPQTPLGSCMVSSEGACNAYFRYRGVK from the coding sequence ATGAGTTTTGATCTTAAAAAACTGTATGAAGGCTTTCGTGATGCCGATACAGTATTGAGCTTAGCAGAACAGATTAAGCAACTTGCGGTTGATTTACCTGAACCGATGCAAGTAATGGAAGTGTGTGGCGGTCATACACATACTATTATGAAATATGGCTTAAAGCAGTTATTGCCCGAGAATATTGATTTTATTCATGGTCCCGGTTGTCCTGTGTGTGTGATGCCTAAAGAACGTATTGATCACGCAGCGGCATTAGCGAGTCAACCTAATGTGATTTTAGTCACTTTAGGCGACATGATTCGTGTTCCAGGTTCAAAAGGTAGCTTGGCACAATATCGCGCTAAAGGGTGTGATATTCGCCCAATTTATGATCCGCTTGATTGCTTAACGATTGCCCTTGATAATCCTGATAAAGACGTCGTTTTCTTTGCGATTGGTTTTGAAACCTCAACCCCAATGACGGCGATTTTAATTGAACTCGCCGAGCAACGTCAGGTCAATAACCTTTATTTCCATATTAACCATGTTTTAGTGCCACCTGCAATTGATGTGGTGATGGCTGATCCTGCCGTTAAGGTGAATGCCTTTATTGGTCCTTCACATGTAAGTGTTATTGAAGGCGCTAAAATTTACCGCCCAGTGGTTGAAAAATACCAAACGCCCGTTGTTGTAGCAGGGTTTGAACCTGTTGATGTAATGGAATCTATTCTGCGCTTAACTAAGCAAAAGGTTGCTGGTGTTGCTGAACTTGATGTCCAATATACACGCGCGGTAACAGAAGAAGGTAACACGGTTGCTCAAGCGGCGGTTAAACGCTGTTTTGATATTCGTGATAGTTTCCGTTGGCGTGGTTTAGGCCCGATTGCTAACTCAGCATTACAATTGAATGAAAAATATCGTCATCGTGATGCTGAAATTAAATTTGCTGCTTGCTTGCCAATGACACCCATTGATGATCATAAAGCGTGTCAATGTGGTGATATTTTACGTGGTTTAGCAAAACCAAAAGATTGTAAAGTCTTTGGTCGAGGTTGTACGCCACAAACGCCACTCGGCAGTTGTATGGTGAGTTCAGAAGGTGCGTGTAATGCGTATTTCCGTTACCGAGGTGTAAAATGA
- a CDS encoding HypC/HybG/HupF family hydrogenase formation chaperone, producing MCLSIPSQVVEIHEDNTVTVDTMGVKRRVSCHLLMDPLVIGEYVLVHIGFIMSKINDKDAQESLEMYQFIMDESGPLPI from the coding sequence ATGTGTTTATCGATTCCCTCTCAGGTCGTAGAAATTCACGAAGATAATACTGTTACCGTAGATACCATGGGCGTAAAACGCCGTGTAAGCTGCCATTTATTAATGGATCCGCTTGTTATTGGTGAGTATGTATTGGTTCATATTGGCTTTATAATGAGCAAAATCAATGATAAAGATGCACAAGAAAGCCTTGAAATGTATCAGTTTATTATGGATGAATCAGGGCCACTTCCAATATGA
- the hypA gene encoding hydrogenase maturation nickel metallochaperone HypA: MHEYSIVGALIEQCEQHARDNNADKVTRVAIKVGILSGVEPALLETAFQTFKLEGICHDAEFEMNIQPLVLSCLECGQETIHTERSIICQHCGSNRTHVLDGEDLMLMQLEVEQSKDA, encoded by the coding sequence ATGCATGAGTATTCCATTGTTGGCGCTTTAATCGAACAATGCGAACAACATGCTCGTGATAACAATGCAGACAAAGTTACCCGCGTAGCAATTAAAGTCGGCATTTTAAGTGGGGTAGAACCTGCCTTACTTGAAACCGCTTTTCAGACGTTTAAGCTCGAAGGCATTTGCCATGACGCTGAGTTTGAAATGAACATTCAGCCGCTGGTGTTATCCTGCCTCGAATGTGGACAAGAAACTATTCACACCGAGCGCAGTATTATTTGTCAGCATTGCGGTAGTAATCGCACCCATGTTTTAGATGGCGAAGATTTAATGCTAATGCAGCTTGAAGTAGAGCAAAGCAAAGACGCATAA
- a CDS encoding Kae1-like domain-containing protein: MKLIQFSFTCSRPVPFYAQLCNDYLANQQVEITIAYDKNRYLIEAVGTQPQLEALADQISKDFLLSIWLIDSSIKEIRHREGRIVPLITTAHNLPFCSYCEPTLGDNQSELFGEVDITCSHCHGEKLVYPSITREKIQQWAETVMNTGHVSFSLPLANNQQHDFHLSRGPIAAAHQQRQQVIICNPNNVPMHFIVPSLHVLALSSLEKPRVAVRAKRHHAQLDQPMYDLCFSYNRVLTILTEILRVRGIDYLHIETNHQQPLIARINKGWSQICSDPVINPLAPFKAVEPLHDQACINGLNAYWSKRRIHFDYQPNHTNDAPAHTLPICALHGGMLESGVGRHSAVIYFGRYAAGEIVSQDRFTRTDTFLTMPTLPQSGSEIIAILAAGEQAEVLAKFKYQIPVSYNALNKLVLNECNNQLSGLFALVAAILGLSQSGHDSVQFLNDALIAKSLQNADNQGHRVDFPLDMVDNKRTIDWAKMLGSLMSFCLVVDEVNYDKLAFGVMDSLADYIANWIERMDETTGIKAVTLAGSDFANEVLADRICLRVGKNFPIVTNRKLELDGSNLSAGALFLKMRRR, encoded by the coding sequence ATGAAATTAATTCAATTTTCTTTTACCTGTTCACGCCCAGTGCCCTTCTATGCTCAATTATGCAACGATTATTTAGCGAATCAACAAGTGGAAATCACTATTGCTTATGATAAAAATCGTTACCTTATTGAAGCTGTTGGCACTCAGCCACAACTTGAAGCCTTAGCAGACCAAATATCCAAAGATTTCTTATTATCTATTTGGCTAATTGACTCCTCAATTAAAGAAATTCGTCACCGTGAAGGTCGTATTGTTCCTTTAATAACCACTGCGCATAATCTGCCATTTTGTAGTTATTGCGAACCGACTCTTGGTGATAACCAATCTGAGTTATTTGGTGAGGTTGATATTACCTGTTCACATTGTCATGGTGAAAAGTTAGTTTATCCATCGATTACCCGTGAAAAAATTCAGCAATGGGCTGAAACGGTAATGAATACGGGCCATGTTAGTTTTAGCTTACCACTGGCTAATAACCAGCAGCACGACTTTCATTTAAGTCGTGGTCCAATTGCCGCCGCACATCAGCAGCGCCAACAGGTCATTATTTGTAATCCTAATAACGTACCAATGCACTTTATTGTGCCATCGTTACATGTATTAGCATTATCAAGCTTAGAAAAACCCCGCGTGGCTGTTCGAGCTAAACGACACCATGCCCAGCTTGATCAACCCATGTATGATCTTTGCTTTAGCTACAACCGTGTATTAACAATACTAACGGAAATACTGCGTGTACGCGGCATCGATTATTTACATATTGAAACCAATCATCAACAACCTTTAATTGCTCGCATTAATAAAGGTTGGAGTCAGATTTGTAGCGATCCAGTTATTAATCCTTTAGCCCCATTTAAAGCGGTTGAACCATTGCATGATCAAGCTTGCATCAATGGCTTAAATGCTTATTGGAGTAAACGTCGTATTCATTTTGATTATCAACCAAACCATACCAATGATGCTCCAGCCCATACCTTGCCGATCTGTGCTCTGCATGGTGGAATGTTAGAATCTGGTGTTGGTCGACATAGTGCCGTTATTTACTTTGGTCGCTACGCCGCAGGCGAGATTGTTAGTCAAGATAGATTTACTCGAACTGATACTTTCTTAACAATGCCTACCCTACCGCAATCAGGTTCAGAAATAATTGCGATATTAGCCGCAGGTGAACAAGCTGAAGTATTAGCGAAATTTAAATATCAAATACCTGTTAGTTATAACGCACTCAATAAGCTAGTTTTAAATGAGTGTAATAATCAACTTTCTGGTTTATTTGCATTGGTCGCTGCAATACTAGGTTTATCGCAATCTGGTCATGATAGCGTTCAATTTTTAAATGATGCATTGATCGCTAAATCACTGCAAAATGCTGACAATCAAGGTCATCGCGTCGATTTCCCATTAGATATGGTCGATAACAAACGCACTATTGATTGGGCTAAAATGCTAGGCAGTTTAATGAGCTTTTGTTTAGTCGTAGATGAAGTTAATTACGATAAACTCGCTTTTGGTGTAATGGACTCATTAGCTGATTATATTGCCAACTGGATCGAACGTATGGACGAAACCACAGGCATTAAAGCTGTTACCCTTGCTGGTAGTGACTTTGCTAATGAAGTGCTAGCAGATCGCATCTGCTTACGTGTAGGTAAGAACTTCCCTATCGTAACAAACCGCAAATTAGAACTTGATGGCAGTAACTTAAGTGCTGGTGCATTGTTCTTGAAAATGCGTCGCCGTTAA
- a CDS encoding HNH endonuclease has protein sequence MNNLSIKQEIERRKKLFNKITYVDSAIDITAGQLRELGIYSGAAGVWVNTALTKGIVSDNAGVAVSILHTGKDYDDDFSEKGINYDFPATKRHGSHDKNEIQALKNCYDAKIPLFVISKSANKKLRNVHLGLIENFDNQQKKTYIRFISLKELDTNDSILIKETQAEYHIKFNTAVSYSLTNTSAERKKRMLSADKDPQKVLRSVYDYNRNPDVVAEALYRAQGNCEECFQPAPFIKKSNDQPYLEVHHIKPLSQGGEDSLENVKALCPNCHRKMHFGK, from the coding sequence GTGAATAACCTATCGATAAAACAAGAAATAGAACGTCGTAAAAAGTTATTTAATAAAATTACGTATGTTGATAGTGCAATAGATATTACAGCTGGCCAATTAAGAGAATTAGGTATTTACAGTGGAGCTGCTGGAGTATGGGTTAATACAGCATTAACTAAAGGAATTGTTTCTGATAACGCGGGAGTTGCTGTAAGTATTCTACATACAGGCAAAGATTACGATGATGATTTTTCAGAGAAAGGTATTAATTACGATTTTCCCGCAACAAAACGACATGGCTCCCATGATAAAAATGAGATCCAAGCCCTTAAAAACTGTTATGACGCTAAAATACCGTTATTTGTTATTAGCAAATCAGCTAACAAGAAATTAAGAAATGTACATTTAGGTTTAATTGAAAATTTTGATAATCAGCAGAAGAAAACCTATATAAGATTCATTTCTTTAAAAGAACTTGATACAAATGATTCAATATTAATAAAAGAAACTCAGGCCGAATATCATATTAAGTTTAATACGGCTGTGAGTTATTCTTTAACTAATACATCAGCTGAACGTAAGAAAAGAATGTTATCAGCAGATAAGGACCCTCAAAAAGTACTAAGATCTGTTTATGATTATAATAGAAATCCTGATGTAGTTGCCGAAGCTTTATATCGAGCTCAGGGTAATTGTGAGGAATGCTTTCAGCCAGCACCTTTTATAAAAAAATCCAATGATCAACCTTATTTAGAAGTCCATCATATTAAGCCATTGTCTCAAGGTGGTGAAGATTCACTTGAGAATGTGAAAGCTCTATGCCCTAACTGCCATCGAAAAATGCACTTTGGGAAATAA
- the cybH gene encoding Ni/Fe-hydrogenase, b-type cytochrome subunit, producing MSTDTVLYKRSYVFSFVIRLCHWLRAFAIFGLVITGFYIAWPFLVAPNSTNVLEQGWIRLAHEVLGFILIAVTLIRLYLFFFSHSNVERRSIKDIVSPKSWIKQIKAYFWMGSAPHHGAYGPLQLMVYAGISIAAIFMCVTGLTLYANVYHLGIGGMMWEPAQWVAYAMGGLDEVRKWHHYITWAFIIFVLIHVYMVIWTGIRFRNGSADAIMSGYDYHPVNVKKANNGNHPVQHHAHHNSHSKNKGH from the coding sequence ATGTCAACAGATACCGTGTTGTATAAACGATCCTATGTATTTTCATTTGTTATCCGTTTATGTCACTGGTTACGTGCCTTTGCAATTTTTGGGTTAGTTATTACTGGCTTTTATATTGCTTGGCCGTTTTTAGTCGCACCAAACAGCACCAATGTACTTGAACAAGGCTGGATCCGTTTAGCGCACGAGGTATTAGGCTTTATTTTAATTGCCGTGACCTTAATTCGTCTCTATTTGTTCTTTTTCAGCCACAGTAATGTTGAACGGCGCTCAATTAAAGATATTGTAAGCCCGAAAAGCTGGATCAAACAAATTAAAGCCTATTTTTGGATGGGTAGTGCGCCTCACCATGGTGCTTATGGTCCATTGCAACTCATGGTTTATGCAGGAATTTCTATTGCTGCCATCTTCATGTGTGTGACTGGCTTAACGCTATATGCTAATGTGTACCACTTAGGTATTGGTGGCATGATGTGGGAACCCGCTCAATGGGTCGCATACGCGATGGGCGGGTTAGATGAAGTGCGTAAATGGCACCATTATATTACTTGGGCATTCATTATTTTTGTCTTGATCCACGTATATATGGTGATTTGGACAGGGATCCGTTTCCGTAACGGTTCTGCTGATGCCATTATGTCTGGTTACGATTACCATCCAGTAAACGTAAAAAAAGCAAATAACGGTAATCATCCCGTCCAGCATCATGCTCATCACAATAGTCACTCAAAAAATAAAGGCCACTAG
- the hypE gene encoding hydrogenase expression/formation protein HypE: protein MSEQDFSALSTTKSIQLSHGGGGQEMNKLIKGLFFKAFDNAILRSEEDAAVLTLEGKTAFTTDSFTVSPLFFAGGNIGKLAIAGTVNDLAMMGAQPQYLSCSVIIEEGFEIDKLKTIVNSMANELSISGAKIVCGDTKVVPKGCADGIFINTTGVGKIMQTGISVRNLADGDAIIVSRDVGRHGAAILMAREGLTLESELISDCNTLWPAVEALIAAGLDIHAMRDATRGGLSAVLNEWAQASDVGISLVEDDVPVSEEVRGLCELYGFEPFDLANEGTFIIALPQAQAQKALEVLEAFAACENACVIGSVNNDHTGRVILTSGWGSRRYLDLPQGELLPRIC from the coding sequence ATGAGTGAACAAGATTTCTCCGCTTTATCGACTACAAAATCTATTCAACTAAGTCATGGCGGTGGCGGTCAGGAAATGAATAAGCTGATTAAAGGCTTATTCTTTAAAGCGTTTGATAATGCGATTCTGCGTAGTGAAGAAGATGCTGCGGTATTAACCCTTGAAGGTAAAACTGCCTTTACCACTGATTCATTTACAGTGTCACCGTTGTTTTTTGCTGGTGGTAACATTGGTAAATTGGCCATTGCAGGTACTGTGAATGATTTAGCGATGATGGGCGCACAACCACAATATTTAAGTTGTAGTGTGATTATCGAAGAAGGTTTTGAAATCGATAAGCTTAAAACCATCGTTAATAGCATGGCAAATGAGTTAAGCATTTCAGGTGCTAAAATTGTTTGTGGTGATACCAAAGTGGTACCAAAAGGTTGCGCTGACGGTATTTTTATTAATACCACAGGTGTTGGCAAAATCATGCAAACTGGCATTTCAGTGCGTAATCTTGCTGATGGTGATGCGATCATTGTTTCGCGTGATGTGGGTCGTCATGGCGCGGCTATTTTAATGGCGCGTGAAGGCTTAACTCTTGAATCAGAGCTTATTAGTGACTGCAATACGCTATGGCCTGCGGTTGAAGCATTAATTGCTGCTGGGCTTGATATTCATGCAATGCGTGATGCAACCCGTGGCGGTTTATCAGCAGTATTAAACGAATGGGCGCAAGCTTCTGATGTGGGTATTAGTCTTGTAGAAGATGATGTACCTGTAAGTGAAGAAGTGCGTGGTCTATGTGAATTATACGGTTTTGAACCGTTTGATTTAGCTAACGAAGGCACCTTTATTATTGCATTGCCTCAAGCACAAGCGCAAAAGGCATTAGAGGTGCTTGAAGCCTTTGCTGCCTGTGAAAACGCATGTGTGATTGGTTCAGTTAATAATGATCATACTGGTCGTGTAATTTTAACCAGTGGTTGGGGCAGTCGTCGTTATCTTGACCTTCCTCAAGGTGAATTATTACCGAGGATCTGTTAA